One genomic window of Borreliella garinii includes the following:
- the dusA gene encoding tRNA dihydrouridine(20/20a) synthase DusA, which translates to MLMNRKISIAPMVNITDEHFRYLIRLLSKKVTLYTPMISAKSIIMGDVKKVVKQTPLESPIAIQIATNCKFDALKAIQILEKHFNFDEYNLNVGCPSLKIQNANCGACLMSNANQVGEILKTMKENTNKPISIKHRLGIRLLNSDYKNESYSEVKNFVKIISDFGIKNFIVHARVAILKGFSPKNNRNIPKLRHEFVYNLKKENKNLFIETNGGINNSEQIKKHLSFVDSVMIGRSAFENPYFIANASREFLSETDKIPTRKDILMQMVEYVKEYENYLSINILFKHLMGIIFSKEGARKFRQNLTAPFPKNLKKHEILLKAMEKLPEKILNSNS; encoded by the coding sequence ATGTTAATGAATCGGAAAATATCAATAGCTCCAATGGTAAACATTACAGACGAGCATTTCAGATATTTAATAAGACTTTTATCAAAAAAAGTTACATTATATACCCCAATGATTTCTGCAAAATCAATAATTATGGGTGATGTAAAAAAAGTTGTAAAGCAAACACCATTAGAATCTCCAATTGCAATTCAAATAGCAACAAACTGTAAATTTGATGCTCTTAAAGCCATTCAAATCCTTGAAAAACATTTCAATTTTGATGAATACAACCTTAATGTTGGATGTCCATCTCTAAAAATCCAAAATGCAAATTGTGGAGCTTGTCTAATGAGCAATGCAAATCAAGTAGGTGAAATTTTAAAAACAATGAAAGAAAACACAAATAAGCCTATTTCAATCAAACATAGATTAGGCATAAGGCTTTTAAATAGTGATTACAAAAATGAAAGTTACTCTGAGGTAAAAAACTTTGTTAAAATAATCTCAGATTTTGGTATCAAAAATTTTATTGTACATGCAAGAGTTGCAATATTAAAAGGATTTTCTCCTAAAAATAATAGGAATATCCCAAAATTAAGACATGAATTTGTATATAATCTAAAAAAAGAGAATAAAAATTTGTTTATTGAAACAAACGGAGGAATCAATAACTCAGAGCAAATCAAAAAACACTTATCTTTTGTTGATTCTGTAATGATAGGAAGAAGTGCTTTTGAAAATCCATACTTTATTGCAAACGCCTCAAGAGAATTCCTAAGCGAAACTGATAAAATTCCCACAAGAAAAGACATATTGATGCAAATGGTAGAATATGTTAAAGAATACGAAAATTATTTGTCAATAAATATATTATTTAAACATCTTATGGGAATAATATTTTCCAAAGAAGGAGCTAGAAAATTTAGACAAAATTTAACAGCACCATTTCCAAAAAACTTAAAAAAACATGAAATATTGCTAAAAGCTATGGAAAAATTGCCAGAAAAAATACTAAATTCTAATTCTTAA
- the pstB gene encoding phosphate ABC transporter ATP-binding protein PstB: MVKEKEKPKNEIIIETENLNLFYTDFKALNEINIKILKNSITALIGPSGCGKSTFLRTLNRMNDLVEGIKIEGNVIYEGKNIYSNNFDILELRRKIGMVFQTPNPFLMSIYDNISYGPKIHGTKDKKKLDEIVEQSLKKSALWDEVKDKLNTNALSLSGGQQQRLCIARTLAIEPNVILMDEPTSALDPISTGKIEELIINLKESYTIIIVTHNMQQAGRISDRTAFFLNGCIEEESPTDELFFNPKNTKTEEYISGKFG; the protein is encoded by the coding sequence GTGGTAAAAGAAAAAGAAAAACCAAAAAATGAAATTATAATAGAAACAGAAAATTTAAATCTATTTTATACAGACTTTAAGGCTTTGAACGAAATAAATATTAAAATACTAAAAAATAGTATTACCGCTTTAATAGGCCCATCTGGCTGTGGCAAATCAACATTCTTAAGAACTCTCAACAGAATGAATGACCTTGTTGAAGGCATTAAAATAGAAGGTAATGTAATATATGAGGGGAAGAACATTTATTCAAATAATTTCGATATCCTGGAGCTTAGAAGAAAAATAGGAATGGTATTCCAAACTCCTAACCCATTTTTAATGTCTATCTACGACAATATAAGCTATGGTCCTAAGATTCACGGAACAAAAGATAAAAAAAAACTAGATGAAATAGTAGAACAATCACTAAAAAAATCTGCACTCTGGGACGAGGTCAAAGACAAACTTAATACAAATGCCTTAAGTTTGTCAGGGGGTCAACAACAAAGACTCTGTATTGCAAGAACTCTTGCAATAGAACCAAATGTAATACTAATGGATGAACCTACCTCCGCACTCGATCCAATATCAACAGGCAAAATTGAAGAACTAATAATAAACTTAAAAGAAAGTTACACAATAATCATTGTAACTCACAACATGCAACAAGCAGGAAGAATATCTGATAGAACCGCATTTTTCCTTAATGGATGCATTGAAGAAGAAAGTCCAACTGATGAACTATTCTTTAATCCTAAAAATACCAAAACTGAAGAATATATCAGTGGTAAATTTGGATAA
- a CDS encoding 6-phosphogluconolactonase, with protein sequence MEFLYSDEEKYLKNRFFDFFNMNIDKDKYTSIGICGGRSIGTFLSVFLEQNFSFRRSHFFLVDERCVPLNNENSNYNLLNKIFFSKMVDKNLISISKFHTFVYNEIDETTAIHDYNIEFNSRFNIFDFILVSVGEDGHIASLFPSRKLLFSDLEGYQYEYNSPKFPSKRISLTPKSLFNAKAIVLLFMGVDKKRALENFLGFNSSVNECPARLLKEHPNLLVLTNIKRDESYAGS encoded by the coding sequence ATGGAGTTTTTATATTCTGATGAAGAGAAGTATTTAAAAAATAGATTTTTTGATTTTTTTAATATGAATATAGATAAAGATAAATATACAAGTATTGGAATTTGTGGTGGTAGAAGTATAGGCACCTTTTTAAGTGTTTTTCTTGAACAAAATTTTTCTTTTAGAAGATCACATTTTTTTTTAGTTGATGAACGATGTGTTCCGTTGAATAACGAAAATAGCAATTATAATCTTTTAAATAAAATTTTTTTTTCCAAAATGGTTGATAAAAATTTAATAAGCATTTCCAAATTTCATACTTTTGTTTATAACGAAATAGACGAAACCACAGCTATTCATGACTATAATATTGAATTTAATTCTAGGTTTAATATTTTTGATTTTATTTTAGTTTCAGTTGGCGAGGATGGTCACATTGCATCGCTTTTTCCTTCAAGAAAACTGTTGTTTTCAGATTTAGAAGGTTATCAGTATGAATACAATTCTCCCAAATTTCCTAGTAAAAGAATAAGCTTGACGCCAAAATCTTTGTTTAATGCAAAAGCTATTGTTTTGTTATTTATGGGCGTTGACAAAAAGCGTGCTTTAGAAAATTTTTTAGGTTTTAATAGTTCTGTTAATGAATGTCCAGCTAGACTTCTAAAAGAGCATCCCAATTTATTAGTTCTTACAAATATTAAAAGAGATGAAAGTTATGCAGGATCCTAG
- the serS gene encoding serine--tRNA ligase, which yields MLDFKFIRDNLDLVKKSIKARGLVLDIDKLVYLDDKRKKIITKIGELNAKRNENSSKMRKNLDNVLKSSLMETGKILKKQLIDLEEELKKISFDFDLENKRVPNILSPDVPIGNSEEDNFEIKKVGVVPKFDFKPKDHLELGRDLDLLDFDRAREVSGSKFYYLKNEAVFLEIALINFSLNKLREKGFDVFITPDIAREFIVDGIGFNPRGDESNIYKIESTDKYLVGTSEITLGGYYYNKIIDLTLPIKMAGFSHCFRKEAGAYGQLSKGLYRVHQFSKVEMFCFCKAEESQIIHDEFLSIQEQIFTELEIPYRVLNICSFDLGSPAYKKYDIEAWMPGRDGKGSYGEVTSTSNCTDYQSRRLKIRYKDQDGQNKFAHMVNGTAIATTRVIISILENFQDQKGGVRIPKSLVKYTGFDYIPFKN from the coding sequence ATGCTTGATTTTAAATTTATTAGAGATAATCTTGATCTTGTTAAGAAAAGTATTAAAGCAAGAGGTCTTGTTTTAGATATTGATAAATTAGTTTATCTTGATGATAAGAGAAAAAAAATAATTACCAAAATTGGTGAGCTTAATGCAAAAAGAAATGAAAATTCCTCTAAAATGCGAAAAAATCTTGACAATGTTTTAAAAAGCTCTTTAATGGAAACCGGGAAAATTTTAAAAAAACAGCTTATTGATTTAGAAGAAGAGCTTAAAAAAATATCTTTTGATTTTGATCTTGAAAATAAGCGAGTGCCTAATATTTTGTCACCTGATGTGCCTATTGGCAATAGTGAGGAAGACAATTTTGAGATAAAAAAAGTGGGTGTTGTTCCAAAATTTGACTTTAAGCCAAAAGATCATTTAGAGCTTGGCAGAGATTTGGATCTTCTAGATTTTGACAGAGCACGTGAGGTTAGTGGGAGTAAATTTTATTATCTTAAAAATGAAGCAGTTTTTTTAGAAATTGCTCTAATTAATTTTTCTTTAAATAAATTAAGAGAAAAAGGTTTTGATGTTTTTATTACCCCTGATATTGCAAGAGAGTTTATAGTTGATGGTATTGGTTTCAATCCTCGTGGGGACGAAAGCAATATTTACAAGATTGAAAGTACAGATAAATACCTTGTAGGCACTTCTGAAATTACGCTTGGTGGTTATTATTATAATAAAATAATAGATCTCACTTTGCCAATAAAAATGGCAGGATTTTCACATTGTTTCCGAAAAGAAGCTGGAGCATATGGGCAGCTTTCAAAAGGCCTTTATAGAGTTCATCAGTTTAGCAAGGTGGAGATGTTTTGTTTTTGTAAGGCAGAAGAATCTCAGATTATTCATGACGAATTTTTAAGTATTCAAGAACAAATTTTTACTGAACTTGAGATTCCTTACAGAGTTTTAAATATTTGTTCTTTTGATCTTGGTTCGCCAGCTTATAAAAAATATGATATTGAAGCATGGATGCCAGGAAGAGATGGTAAGGGCAGCTATGGAGAGGTTACCTCAACGTCAAATTGTACAGATTATCAGTCAAGAAGACTTAAAATTAGATATAAAGATCAAGATGGGCAAAATAAATTTGCGCACATGGTAAATGGAACAGCAATAGCTACAACTAGAGTTATTATTTCTATACTTGAAAACTTTCAAGATCAAAAGGGTGGAGTTAGAATTCCTAAAAGTTTGGTTAAGTATACAGGTTTTGATTACATTCCTTTTAAGAATTAG
- a CDS encoding ZIP family metal transporter gives MIKSILDYLLTLHPVLLGLLGSTFTWFTTAFGAGAVFFFRKVDNKVMDAMLGFSAGIMIAASFFSLIQPAIERAEELGYITWIPAVFGFLVGAFFIYIVDVFVPDLDKLTFIDEDLTKHGKKDFLLFTAVTLHNFPEGLAVGVAFGALASNPDIQTLVGAMLLTLGIGIQNIPEGAAISLPLRRGNVDLIKCFNYGQMSGLVEIVGGLMGAYAVYSFTRILPFALAFSAGAMIYVSIEQLIPEAKRKDIDNKVPSIFGVIGFTLMMFLDVSLG, from the coding sequence ATGATAAAATCAATTTTGGATTATTTGTTGACTTTGCATCCTGTATTATTAGGACTTTTAGGTTCTACTTTCACCTGGTTTACTACAGCTTTTGGAGCAGGAGCAGTTTTTTTCTTTAGAAAGGTAGATAATAAAGTAATGGACGCTATGCTTGGTTTCTCAGCGGGTATTATGATAGCGGCCAGTTTTTTTTCGCTTATTCAGCCAGCTATAGAAAGAGCTGAAGAGCTTGGATACATTACTTGGATACCAGCAGTTTTTGGATTTCTTGTTGGAGCATTTTTTATATATATTGTAGATGTATTTGTTCCAGATCTTGACAAGCTTACTTTTATTGATGAAGATTTAACTAAACACGGAAAAAAAGATTTTTTACTATTTACTGCTGTTACTTTGCACAATTTTCCAGAAGGATTAGCTGTTGGTGTTGCTTTTGGAGCCTTGGCGTCTAATCCAGATATTCAAACTTTAGTTGGAGCTATGCTTCTTACGCTTGGTATTGGTATTCAAAATATTCCCGAAGGAGCAGCTATTTCTCTTCCCTTAAGAAGAGGTAATGTTGATTTGATAAAATGCTTTAATTATGGTCAAATGTCAGGATTGGTGGAAATTGTAGGGGGTCTTATGGGTGCTTATGCAGTTTATTCTTTTACTCGAATTTTACCCTTTGCTTTGGCTTTTTCAGCAGGAGCTATGATTTATGTGTCTATTGAGCAATTAATACCTGAAGCCAAGAGAAAAGATATTGACAATAAAGTGCCAAGTATATTTGGTGTTATTGGTTTTACATTAATGATGTTTCTTGATGTTTCATTGGGTTGA
- a CDS encoding insulinase family protein: MKKKKIFKLISKTYLEEYDAEGFYFKHDSGLEVFHLKSDSFKEHAFCIAFKTIPSNNTGVAHVLEHTIFCGSNKYKIKDPFLYLLKGSLNTFLNAMTFPDKTIYPAASTIEKDYFNLFNIYADSIFHPLLKKESFMQEGYNINPKDFKVSGIVFNEMKGSYSNKNSLINEIASSSLFEEGAYKYDSGGIPTNIIDLTYESFLDFYKKYYTLENCKIFLCGNTQTEKNLNFIEKYIIRPYKKEKSNVSIDIEKVKRWEKGKKLTYKIPKENDNTLGVYIINWLCAEINNIEDSIGLEILSEILLDDSCPFIINILKSGLGEDIAHISGINTDLKESIFSFGLQNVVEKKEKEFKNLIFSELKNLVKNKIPKELIKGILFGYEFALKEEKGQNHPIALMIKSFKGWLNGMHPIKTLETSYYINEITNKLEKGIYYFENLIEKYLICNNHYTLISFIPSYDTEKEMEEEIEKKLMTKEIAIKQNPEEFLQFKKDYNQFKKYQNKKDSKADIAKLPLLKIEDLPKQIEKSLDLNEIKELNLHSFKFKNNNIFNVNLFFKLNFLEKEDYIYLSLFKRALQDLSTKNYSYIDINNKIQNTLGQINISESYDEDINGNILNSFNISFKSFNHKVKDSFELIKEILININFHDYERLKEITLSLKNDFKSLLIPKGHLLAILRSKSKLKLNEYLKELQNGITGREFWQKIKTDTESLKEIANKLDNLKNKIILKNNLYALIMGNTDDILKSLENEVSHLKESLKENNNYCDELLNIETNNKTLKEIIIIQSKVAFNAICFPSYKINDENYPKANFLEHILRSGIFWEKIRVIGGAYGASASIANGIFSFASYRDPNFIKTYQAFENSLEELANNKMTNEEIYTYLVGLIGTNIYVKTKATEALQSYKRKMLNISDSLRQDIRNAYFTITPQDIKEISEKILIQIRQHNSVASLVNNQKYEEEKNNLEKLIGKEYKVKKIY, from the coding sequence ATGAAAAAGAAAAAAATTTTCAAATTAATTTCGAAAACTTATTTAGAAGAATATGATGCAGAAGGATTTTATTTTAAACATGACAGCGGCCTTGAAGTATTTCACTTAAAAAGTGATTCTTTTAAAGAACATGCATTTTGCATAGCTTTCAAGACAATACCTTCAAACAATACCGGAGTTGCACATGTTTTAGAACATACAATTTTTTGTGGTTCTAACAAATATAAAATAAAAGATCCATTTCTTTACCTATTAAAGGGAAGTCTAAACACATTTTTAAATGCAATGACATTTCCAGACAAAACTATTTACCCAGCAGCATCCACAATTGAAAAAGACTATTTTAATTTATTCAATATCTATGCCGATTCTATATTTCACCCACTGCTTAAAAAAGAGTCATTTATGCAAGAAGGATATAATATAAATCCAAAAGATTTTAAAGTATCTGGAATTGTCTTTAATGAAATGAAGGGAAGCTACTCAAATAAAAATTCTCTAATCAACGAAATAGCAAGTAGCTCTCTTTTTGAGGAGGGAGCATATAAATACGATTCAGGTGGAATCCCAACAAATATTATTGACCTTACTTATGAAAGTTTTTTAGATTTTTATAAAAAATATTATACACTTGAAAACTGTAAAATATTTTTATGCGGCAACACTCAGACTGAAAAAAATCTAAATTTCATTGAAAAATATATAATAAGGCCTTATAAAAAAGAAAAAAGCAATGTTTCTATTGACATAGAAAAAGTTAAAAGATGGGAAAAAGGAAAAAAATTAACATACAAAATCCCCAAAGAAAACGATAATACTCTTGGGGTATACATAATAAATTGGCTTTGCGCAGAAATTAACAATATTGAAGACAGCATTGGTCTTGAAATTCTCTCAGAAATACTCTTAGATGATTCTTGTCCATTCATAATCAATATCTTAAAAAGCGGGCTTGGCGAAGATATAGCCCATATTAGCGGAATCAATACAGATTTAAAAGAATCCATTTTTTCATTTGGACTTCAAAATGTTGTTGAAAAAAAAGAAAAAGAATTTAAAAATTTAATTTTCAGTGAACTTAAAAATTTAGTAAAAAATAAAATTCCAAAAGAACTAATAAAAGGAATTCTTTTTGGCTACGAATTCGCTCTAAAAGAAGAAAAAGGACAAAATCACCCTATCGCCTTAATGATAAAAAGTTTCAAAGGATGGCTAAATGGGATGCATCCAATAAAAACATTAGAAACAAGCTACTATATAAATGAAATTACAAATAAATTGGAAAAAGGAATTTATTACTTCGAAAATTTAATCGAAAAATATCTAATATGTAACAATCATTATACATTAATAAGCTTTATTCCATCATATGATACAGAAAAAGAAATGGAAGAAGAAATTGAAAAAAAATTAATGACAAAGGAAATTGCAATTAAACAGAATCCAGAAGAATTTTTACAATTTAAAAAAGACTATAATCAGTTTAAAAAATATCAAAATAAAAAAGACTCTAAGGCAGATATAGCAAAACTTCCTTTACTAAAAATAGAAGATTTGCCAAAACAAATAGAAAAAAGCTTAGATCTCAATGAAATAAAAGAACTAAATTTACATTCTTTTAAATTTAAGAATAACAATATTTTTAATGTAAACTTATTTTTTAAACTAAATTTTTTAGAAAAAGAAGATTATATATACCTATCTTTATTTAAAAGAGCTCTCCAAGATTTATCTACAAAAAACTATTCTTACATAGACATTAACAATAAAATCCAAAATACTTTGGGACAAATAAATATATCTGAAAGTTACGATGAAGATATTAATGGAAACATTTTAAATTCATTTAATATTAGCTTTAAATCCTTTAACCATAAAGTTAAAGATTCATTTGAACTGATAAAAGAAATTTTAATTAATATTAACTTCCATGATTATGAGAGATTGAAAGAAATAACACTAAGCTTGAAAAACGATTTTAAATCCTTATTAATACCCAAAGGACATCTTTTAGCAATATTAAGATCTAAATCAAAGCTAAAATTAAATGAATATTTAAAAGAATTACAAAATGGAATAACAGGTAGAGAATTTTGGCAAAAAATAAAAACCGATACAGAGTCTTTAAAAGAAATCGCAAATAAATTAGACAATTTAAAAAATAAAATAATCTTAAAAAACAATCTATATGCACTTATAATGGGCAACACTGACGATATTCTTAAAAGCTTGGAAAATGAAGTGTCTCATCTAAAAGAAAGCCTAAAAGAGAATAATAATTATTGCGATGAATTACTTAATATTGAGACAAACAATAAAACATTAAAAGAAATAATAATTATTCAATCAAAAGTAGCTTTCAACGCTATATGTTTCCCCAGTTACAAAATCAACGATGAGAATTATCCAAAAGCAAATTTTTTAGAGCATATATTAAGAAGTGGAATTTTTTGGGAAAAAATAAGGGTAATAGGCGGTGCATATGGAGCAAGCGCATCGATAGCTAACGGGATTTTCTCTTTTGCGTCCTACAGAGACCCAAATTTCATCAAAACGTACCAAGCTTTTGAAAACTCTTTAGAAGAATTAGCCAATAATAAAATGACAAATGAAGAGATTTATACCTATTTAGTAGGTTTAATAGGAACCAATATCTACGTAAAAACTAAAGCTACAGAAGCTTTACAAAGCTATAAAAGAAAAATGTTAAATATTAGTGACAGCTTAAGACAAGACATTAGAAATGCCTATTTTACAATTACACCTCAAGATATTAAAGAAATATCAGAAAAGATTCTGATACAAATAAGACAACACAATAGCGTTGCATCTTTAGTAAATAATCAAAAATATGAAGAAGAAAAAAACAATCTGGAAAAATTAATAGGAAAAGAATATAAAGTAAAAAAAATTTACTAA
- a CDS encoding alanine--tRNA ligase, with protein sequence MTLDKLRKKYIDFFKSKKHFEIMGKSLVPENDPTVLFNTAGMQPLIPYLLGEVHPSGDMLVNVQKCLRTGDIDEVGDLSHLTFFEMLGNWSLGAYFKEYSVKCSFEFLTSSDYLNIPKDSLYVSVFEGDQEIPRDTETAKVWESLGIPKDRIYYLSKAHNFWGPVGSKGPCGPDTEIYVDTGKIKCSLDCNITCSCGKYFEIWNNVFMQYNKDENGNYIELDRKCVDTGMGLERTIAFLQGKSSVYDTDAFMPIIKIIEVISGKIYGQKEDDDRYIRIISDHVKAACFILADSSAVSPSNLGQGYVLRRLIRRSIRYAKKLGIKSHFLADLVDSVEAIYGSFYNELTEKKDFIKKELSTEEEKFFKTLFQGEQEFIKITRNLSSKTIPGDIAFKLYDTYGFPYEVTEELAFEYGFNIDKLGFDEYFKKHQKASKKGSDKVFKGGLADYTYETTKLHTATHLLHKALQLVLGDHVRQKGSNITAERLRFDFVHSERMTDDEIKKVEEIVNLQIKNSLSVKKSIMELSEAQKKGAMALFGEKYDNLVSVYEIDGFSLEVCGGPHVENTNELGTFKIQKEQSSSSGIRRIKAILIDE encoded by the coding sequence ATGACACTTGATAAGTTGCGTAAAAAATATATTGATTTTTTTAAATCAAAAAAACATTTTGAAATAATGGGTAAATCATTGGTTCCCGAAAATGATCCTACAGTTCTTTTTAATACAGCCGGCATGCAGCCTCTTATTCCTTATCTTCTTGGAGAAGTACATCCATCAGGAGATATGCTTGTTAATGTTCAAAAATGTTTGAGAACGGGCGACATTGATGAGGTTGGAGATTTAAGTCATTTAACTTTTTTTGAAATGCTTGGGAATTGGTCTCTTGGAGCTTATTTTAAAGAGTATTCTGTAAAGTGTAGTTTTGAATTTTTAACATCTTCTGACTATTTAAATATTCCAAAAGACAGTCTTTATGTGAGCGTCTTTGAAGGCGATCAAGAGATTCCTCGTGATACAGAGACTGCTAAAGTTTGGGAAAGCTTAGGCATTCCTAAAGATAGAATATATTATCTTTCTAAGGCTCATAATTTCTGGGGGCCTGTTGGATCCAAAGGACCTTGTGGCCCAGATACTGAAATATATGTGGATACTGGAAAGATTAAGTGTTCTCTTGATTGCAATATTACGTGTTCTTGTGGCAAGTATTTTGAAATTTGGAATAATGTTTTTATGCAATACAATAAAGATGAAAATGGTAATTACATAGAATTGGATCGAAAATGTGTCGATACGGGAATGGGGCTTGAGAGGACAATTGCTTTCTTGCAAGGTAAATCTTCAGTTTATGATACAGATGCATTTATGCCTATAATAAAGATAATAGAGGTTATTTCTGGTAAAATTTATGGACAAAAAGAAGACGATGATAGATATATTAGAATAATTTCTGATCATGTTAAAGCGGCTTGTTTTATTCTTGCTGACAGCTCTGCTGTTTCCCCCTCCAATTTGGGCCAAGGATATGTTTTAAGAAGACTAATAAGACGATCGATTAGATATGCAAAAAAGCTTGGAATAAAATCTCATTTTTTAGCTGATCTTGTTGATTCTGTAGAGGCTATTTATGGATCTTTTTATAATGAGTTAACAGAAAAAAAAGATTTTATCAAAAAGGAATTGAGCACAGAAGAAGAAAAGTTTTTTAAAACTTTATTTCAAGGCGAACAAGAATTTATTAAAATAACGAGAAATTTATCTTCTAAGACTATTCCTGGCGATATTGCTTTTAAACTCTACGATACTTATGGTTTTCCATATGAAGTAACAGAAGAGCTTGCTTTTGAATATGGCTTTAATATTGATAAGTTAGGTTTTGATGAATATTTTAAAAAGCATCAAAAGGCTTCAAAGAAAGGGAGTGACAAAGTCTTTAAAGGAGGGCTTGCTGATTATACTTATGAGACTACTAAGTTACATACAGCTACTCATTTGCTTCACAAAGCGCTTCAATTAGTACTAGGTGATCATGTCAGGCAAAAAGGAAGCAATATTACTGCTGAGCGATTAAGGTTTGATTTTGTTCATTCTGAAAGGATGACAGATGATGAGATAAAAAAAGTTGAAGAGATTGTTAATTTACAGATAAAAAATTCTTTATCTGTAAAAAAATCTATAATGGAATTAAGTGAAGCTCAAAAAAAAGGTGCTATGGCTCTTTTTGGAGAAAAATATGATAATTTGGTGAGCGTTTATGAGATAGATGGATTTTCACTTGAAGTTTGTGGAGGTCCTCATGTAGAGAATACCAATGAACTTGGTACTTTTAAAATACAAAAAGAACAATCCTCATCTTCGGGTATAAGAAGAATAAAAGCTATTTTGATTGATGAATAA
- a CDS encoding flagellar motor switch protein FliG, producing MQDPRLSKYKNTKNLSKKTVEEIDTLSLNKNFSDSEIQGSMLRSWISLIKGNKNKASVESKSDNINNLKPGFIRKESKVTKIAKYFLAIGLEKSAKIMSELDDSDIILITREISKISYIAPEEKDHIIKEFEELIRNEKRYVKVDDNFAYELLNKTLGKSKAKSIYKKVTGNDIFIPFDYLSQIEHEQLWALVKDENIKTLVILYNYLNKDQKKYVFSMLEEKDRREFIKDLAKPRQLSMETIEAISNKLKDRFKMQGRLKTDKLDGSKILVDILSYMDSNEEKNLLNKINMRDLNPVVDSEIREKIFDINVILRIMDNDLHNILREFTDKEIAIIVKDKTDEVRDKMLSNVSKRRKEIILDEEAFLGKISKKDLKTMTSSFVNYIKNLTLKGDLVIYRKNEEFI from the coding sequence ATGCAGGATCCTAGGCTTTCCAAGTATAAAAATACTAAAAATTTAAGCAAAAAAACTGTTGAAGAAATTGATACTTTGAGTTTAAATAAAAACTTTTCCGATTCAGAGATTCAAGGTTCTATGCTTAGATCTTGGATAAGTCTTATTAAGGGTAATAAAAATAAAGCATCTGTTGAGTCTAAATCCGATAATATTAATAATTTAAAGCCAGGGTTTATTCGCAAAGAGAGTAAGGTTACAAAGATTGCAAAATATTTTTTGGCTATTGGGCTTGAAAAATCTGCAAAGATTATGTCTGAGCTTGATGATTCGGACATAATCTTAATTACCAGAGAGATTTCAAAGATTAGCTATATTGCTCCAGAAGAAAAAGATCACATTATTAAAGAATTTGAAGAGTTGATAAGAAATGAAAAAAGATATGTTAAGGTTGATGATAACTTTGCTTATGAATTATTAAATAAAACTTTAGGAAAATCTAAAGCAAAATCAATTTATAAAAAAGTTACTGGCAATGATATTTTTATTCCTTTTGATTATTTATCTCAAATTGAGCATGAACAACTTTGGGCATTAGTTAAAGATGAGAATATTAAAACGCTTGTCATATTGTATAATTATTTAAATAAAGATCAAAAAAAGTATGTTTTTTCAATGCTGGAAGAAAAAGATAGAAGAGAGTTTATAAAAGATCTTGCTAAGCCAAGGCAATTGAGCATGGAGACAATAGAGGCAATTTCGAATAAACTTAAAGACAGATTTAAGATGCAAGGGAGGCTTAAGACAGATAAACTTGATGGATCTAAGATACTTGTTGATATTTTAAGCTATATGGATTCTAATGAAGAGAAAAATCTGCTTAATAAGATTAATATGCGGGATTTAAATCCTGTTGTGGATAGTGAAATTCGAGAAAAAATATTTGATATTAATGTAATATTGAGAATCATGGATAATGATTTGCACAATATTTTAAGAGAGTTTACAGATAAAGAGATTGCAATTATTGTTAAAGATAAAACCGATGAGGTTAGAGATAAAATGCTTTCAAATGTTTCAAAAAGACGTAAAGAAATTATTTTAGACGAAGAAGCTTTTTTAGGGAAAATAAGTAAAAAGGATTTAAAAACCATGACATCATCTTTTGTTAATTATATTAAAAATTTGACTTTAAAAGGTGATTTAGTAATATATAGAAAAAATGAGGAATTTATTTAA